A DNA window from Carnobacterium funditum DSM 5970 contains the following coding sequences:
- a CDS encoding recombinase family protein: MLIGYMRPYHDDQTCDSQLIELRKSNCVEIFAEEYSSAKNRKYLKNMLDSLKKGDKVVIAKLFSLADSTHHLVELLELIEEKGAYIKSIKEELDTSDGSGYPFSHIVKHLVEFQSDVISENTKKGLCKAQQKGVTTGRPRKPDENVQRAIIMYDSKKYSLAEIRDKTGISKTTLYRYLEN; this comes from the coding sequence ATGTTAATCGGATATATGAGGCCATATCATGACGATCAAACTTGTGATAGTCAATTAATAGAATTAAGAAAATCGAATTGTGTAGAAATCTTCGCAGAGGAATACTCATCAGCAAAGAATAGAAAATATTTAAAAAATATGCTTGATAGCCTCAAAAAAGGGGATAAAGTAGTAATCGCAAAACTTTTCTCACTGGCCGATTCAACACATCATTTAGTAGAATTACTGGAGTTGATTGAAGAAAAAGGAGCTTACATCAAATCGATTAAAGAAGAACTTGATACAAGTGATGGAAGTGGATACCCATTTAGTCATATCGTGAAGCACCTTGTCGAATTCCAAAGCGATGTCATCAGCGAAAATACAAAAAAAGGATTATGTAAAGCACAGCAAAAAGGCGTCACTACCGGACGACCAAGAAAACCTGACGAAAATGTACAACGAGCAATTATCATGTATGACAGTAAAAAATATAGTCTGGCTGAAATAAGAGATAAAACTGGTATTAGCAAAACAACTTTATATCGATATTTAGAGAATTAA
- a CDS encoding universal stress protein, which yields MYRKILLAVDGSENSLRAAKEAIKIASLNTASKIEILYVIAYSKTKNEVLHSHGKEELEFSRRKKISPIEEQVKSENVPYEIKILHGEPGPTIIEYANKEQFDIVVIGSRGLNSLQEMVLGSVSHKVLKRVDCPVLIVK from the coding sequence ATGTACAGAAAAATATTATTGGCTGTAGATGGATCAGAAAATTCTTTACGAGCAGCGAAAGAAGCGATAAAAATTGCTTCGTTAAATACAGCAAGTAAAATTGAAATTTTGTATGTCATTGCTTACTCAAAAACTAAAAATGAAGTCTTGCATTCACATGGAAAAGAAGAATTGGAATTTTCGCGACGCAAGAAAATTTCTCCTATAGAGGAACAAGTGAAATCTGAAAATGTACCTTATGAAATTAAAATATTACATGGAGAACCTGGGCCGACAATTATAGAGTACGCAAATAAGGAACAGTTTGATATAGTGGTTATAGGTAGTCGTGGTCTGAATAGCTTACAGGAAATGGTGTTAGGAAGCGTAAGCCATAAAGTGTTGAAAAGAGTGGATTGTCCAGTTCTTATAGTGAAATAA
- a CDS encoding SulP family inorganic anion transporter, translating into MVEKIKREWFSNVRGDILAGIVVALALIPESIAFSIIAGVDPMVGLYASFCIAVTIAFVGGRPGMISGSTGAMSLLIIPLVKEQGLNYLLAATVLTGVIQMLFGIFKVAKLMKFIPRAVMIGFVNALAILIFMAQVPHFIGVSNMTYIFVAITLAIVYILPRFVKAVPSPLVAIVALTAVAIYTNFDLRTVGDLGVITKALPNFLIPNVPFTFETLAIVFPYSLALAIVGLLESLLTASIVDDMTSTESNKNKESRGQGIANIITGFFGGMAGCAMIGQSVINVKSGGRGRLSTLIAGLFLIFLIIVLGDLVVQIPMSVLVGIMIMVSIGTFEWSSFTYILKAPKNDVAVMLVTVIIVVVTHDLSKGVIAGVILSAIFFVSKISKIEVKKREEKTKMIFEVEGQLFFASVEEFVRSFDFSVENKDITINFLNAHIWDDSAVGAVDKVVIKYREKNNAVTIIGLDSSSKTIVDQLAIYNNVSSKSMSH; encoded by the coding sequence TTGGTAGAAAAAATAAAAAGAGAATGGTTTTCAAATGTAAGGGGAGACATCCTTGCCGGAATTGTTGTAGCATTAGCATTAATTCCTGAATCAATTGCGTTCTCTATCATTGCAGGAGTCGATCCCATGGTGGGATTGTATGCTTCATTCTGTATCGCTGTGACTATTGCCTTTGTAGGTGGACGTCCAGGGATGATTTCAGGTTCAACCGGTGCGATGTCATTGCTAATAATTCCGTTAGTTAAGGAACAGGGTTTAAATTATTTATTAGCAGCGACGGTCTTAACCGGTGTGATTCAGATGCTCTTCGGTATATTCAAGGTCGCAAAACTCATGAAATTCATTCCGAGAGCTGTAATGATTGGTTTTGTAAATGCGTTAGCCATATTAATTTTCATGGCTCAAGTACCTCATTTTATCGGTGTTTCCAATATGACCTATATTTTCGTTGCAATCACTTTGGCTATTGTTTATATACTTCCTAGATTCGTTAAAGCTGTCCCATCTCCATTGGTTGCAATTGTCGCTCTGACAGCAGTTGCCATTTATACAAACTTTGATTTAAGGACGGTAGGTGATTTAGGAGTAATCACTAAAGCATTGCCAAACTTTTTAATTCCAAATGTTCCTTTTACGTTTGAAACTTTAGCAATTGTATTTCCTTATTCGTTGGCATTAGCGATTGTTGGTTTGCTGGAATCTTTACTGACAGCTTCCATCGTGGATGATATGACGAGTACAGAAAGCAATAAAAATAAGGAATCCAGAGGTCAAGGTATTGCCAATATCATTACTGGTTTCTTTGGCGGAATGGCAGGATGTGCAATGATTGGCCAATCTGTCATAAACGTGAAATCAGGTGGACGTGGCCGATTGTCTACCCTGATTGCAGGACTGTTTTTGATATTCTTAATTATTGTGTTAGGTGATTTGGTCGTACAAATCCCAATGTCTGTTCTTGTAGGAATTATGATTATGGTGTCAATTGGTACGTTTGAATGGTCTTCATTCACATATATACTAAAAGCACCAAAAAACGATGTTGCTGTAATGTTAGTTACTGTTATTATAGTTGTAGTCACGCATGACCTATCAAAAGGAGTGATTGCGGGGGTCATCTTAAGCGCCATCTTCTTTGTGTCCAAAATATCAAAGATTGAAGTGAAAAAACGCGAAGAAAAAACAAAAATGATTTTTGAAGTGGAAGGCCAATTGTTTTTTGCTTCAGTTGAAGAGTTTGTAAGATCATTTGATTTCAGCGTTGAAAATAAAGACATCACTATCAACTTTTTAAATGCACATATTTGGGATGATTCGGCTGTAGGTGCCGTGGATAAAGTGGTTATTAAATACCGTGAAAAAAATAATGCTGTGACCATCATAGGACTGGATTCATCGAGTAAGACAATCGTGGATCAACTAGCTATATACAATAATGTGAGTTCAAAATCGATGTCACATTAA
- a CDS encoding ZIP family metal transporter, whose translation MDTFVSFHPILQALIAGLFTWGCTILGSAFVFLFKTVNRQFLDVMNGFAAGVMIAASFWSLLAPSISFAEQNDYGSWSWFPAATGFLFGGLFLRLIDVVIPHLHLNEPIENREGPNVKVSKNLLLFLAITIHNIPEGLSVGVAFGAAAVSAANGDAFMSAVGLALGIGIQNIPEGSALSMPIRAAGSTRWRAFNIGQLSAIVEPIAAVIGAITVISITALLPYALSFAAGAMIFVTVEELIPESQTNGYKDSATLALMVGFVIMMTLDVALG comes from the coding sequence ATTGATACATTTGTTTCGTTTCATCCAATTTTACAGGCCTTAATAGCTGGTCTATTTACTTGGGGCTGTACAATTTTAGGTTCCGCATTTGTGTTTCTTTTTAAAACTGTTAATCGTCAGTTTTTAGATGTGATGAATGGTTTTGCAGCAGGGGTTATGATTGCTGCATCTTTTTGGTCATTATTAGCTCCATCTATTTCTTTTGCAGAACAGAATGATTATGGTTCTTGGTCTTGGTTTCCTGCTGCAACAGGATTTCTATTTGGTGGACTATTCTTAAGATTAATCGATGTAGTCATTCCTCACTTACATTTAAACGAGCCCATAGAGAACCGCGAAGGGCCTAATGTCAAAGTTTCAAAAAACTTGCTTTTATTTCTTGCCATTACAATCCACAATATACCTGAAGGATTGTCTGTTGGTGTAGCTTTTGGAGCTGCAGCAGTTAGTGCAGCAAATGGAGATGCTTTTATGAGTGCTGTCGGCCTCGCGTTAGGAATTGGAATTCAAAATATTCCTGAAGGCTCTGCTTTATCTATGCCCATCCGAGCAGCTGGAAGCACTCGCTGGAGAGCCTTTAATATTGGACAGTTATCTGCTATCGTGGAACCGATAGCTGCAGTAATTGGCGCTATCACGGTTATTTCAATCACGGCTCTTTTACCTTATGCTCTTTCTTTTGCTGCAGGAGCTATGATATTTGTTACGGTAGAAGAATTAATCCCTGAATCTCAAACAAATGGGTATAAAGATAGTGCTACTCTTGCTTTAATGGTTGGCTTTGTTATTATGATGACTTTAGATGTGGCTTTAGGATAA